A genome region from Gallus gallus isolate bGalGal1 chromosome 9, bGalGal1.mat.broiler.GRCg7b, whole genome shotgun sequence includes the following:
- the SRPRB gene encoding signal recognition particle receptor subunit beta: MAGAVEPYLDSLRRELQSPGPASLSVLLALLVVALTFLLWRLAQGARSTRRAVLLLGLCDAGKTLLFARLLTGRYRDTQTSITDSSAVYRVSNDKGTNVTLIDLPGHESLRLQFLERFKAAARAIVFVVDSVAFQREVKDVAEFLYQVLVDSTVLKNAPALLIACNKQDVTMAKSAKLIQQQLEKELNTLRVTRSAAPTSLDASATGGPAQLGKKGKDFDFSQLPMKVEFVECSARGSKGEEGDADFEDLEKWLAKIA, translated from the exons ATGGCGGGCGCCGTGGAGCCGTATCTGGACTCGCTCCGGCGGGAGCTGCAGTCGCCTGGCCCTGCCTCTCTCTCTGTCCTTCTGGCGTTGCTCGTCGTCGCCCTCACGTTCC TGCTCTGGAGGCTCGCGCAGGGCGCAAGGAGCACCCGCAgggccgtgctgctgctgggcctctGCGACGCGGGGAAGACGCTGCTGTTCGCCCGG CTGTTGACGGGCAGATACCGAGATACGCAGACCTCCATAACCGACAGCTCTGCCGTTTACAGAGTGAGCAACGACAAG GGCACTAATGTGACTTTAATCGACCTCCCAGGCCACGAAAGCTTACGGCTTCAGTTTTTGGAGAGGTTCAAGGCTGCAGCCAG GGCCATTGTGTTTGTGGTGGACAGCGTAGCCTTCCAGCGGGAGGTGAAGGATGTGGCTGAGTTCCTGTACCAGGTCCTGGTTGACAGCACTGTTCTCAAAAATGCACCCGCACTGCTGATCGCTTGCAATAAACAAG ATGTCACAATGGCAAAATCTGCAAAACTTATTCAACAGCAGCTGGAGAAAGAGCT taaCACCTTACGAGTGACCCGCTCTGCAGCCCCCACCAGTCTGGATGCATCAGCCACTGGGGGCCCTGCTCAGCTGGGGAAGAAGGGCAAAGACTTTGACTTCTCTCAGCTGCCCATGAAGGTGGAGTTTGTGGAGTGCAGTGCTCGTGGCAgcaagggagaggagggagatgCTGACTTTGAGGACCTTGAGAAATGGCTGGCCAAGATTGCCTga